In the genome of Cryptosporangium aurantiacum, the window TCCCCGGGCTCCAGCCGCACGTACCGGGACAGCCGGGACAGCAGCTCGGGGACGTCGAAGATCAGATCGGCGGTCGAGCTGCGCTGGCGCTCCTCGCCGTCCACCCAGGAAGCGACCGGGATCGCGTCCCGATCGGCGAGGTCGGAGGGCGGCAGCATCGTGGGGCCCAGCGGCGCGCAGCCGGGAAAGCCCTTGGCCAGCGTCGGTGTGCCGGTGGCCTTCATGACGTCCCGGGCCGTGGAGTCGTTCGCGGCGATGACGCCGCCGACCGCGTCCCAGACGTCCTCCGGCCGGGCGTCGTGCAGCGCGCGGGCGAGCACGATGCCGACCTCGGCCTCGTAGTCGAACTGCGTGGTGAGGTCGGCCGGGATCGGTAACGCGGCTCGGTGCGCGGCCAGCGCGCTCGACGGCTTGAGGAACAGGATCGGCTCGGTCGGGACCGGTCGGCCGGTCAGCGCCGCCTTGCCGTGGTAGTTCAGCCCGACGCCCCAGACCGCGGTGTCCAGACCCAGCGGCGGCACGACGACCTCGTCCAGGTCGGCCTTGGCGAGGCGACGCGTGACCGGCGCGGTCTCGACGTCGGCCAGCGTCTGCCCGGCCTTGAACAGCCACCGCAGGTTCGGGAGCGGTAGGTCGACGACGGCCAGCTCGTCGCCCTCGACCCGGGCGATGCCGTAGCGGGTGACGAGCGTTTCCATGCGCTGATCTTCAAATGCGTGATCTCATCTTGTCAAGCGAGACGGCGCATCTCATTCTGAGACAGACCTCGCTCGTGCGAGCCATCGCCCCACGTCCGAGCGCGCGCCGCGCCGGGCTGCTCCGGCCGCTCCGCGGCGCTTGACGCGACAGCGGGCTCTAACGCCGCCTTACAGACCGGTTACGCGTGAATCCGCGGGGTGCGGGACAAGAGCCGCTCGTAGACGTGACACCAGCGGGCCAACTCCGGCACGGAGAACGTGTCGATGCGGGGGTCGCCGGTGTTTGGTAGTGGGCGGGGGCCTAGGCGGGCGGTGGGCACGCCGGCGGCGCGGAAGACCACGCCGTCGGTGGAGCCCGTCCAGCCACGGATCGGCTCTACCGCCGGGATGCGAGCCCCGGAGCCGGCCTCTGCGTCGGAGCCCGCCCCGGCGCCGGGGCCGAACTCGGCGTCGTAGGCGGCGGTGGCGGCCTGGATGACCGGGGCGTCGGGGGGCGTGCCGGGGCCGTTGCCCAGCAGCTCCTCGTCGACGCGCACGCCGTCGAACGCGCTCAGGTGCGCGGCCAGCGACGCCGCGGCGGCTCCTGGTTCGACCGGACCGGGCAGCACGAGGTAGCAGTAGAGCTCCAGCGCGGCCGGGGCGAGATCGGGCTTCTCCGGCGACCCGGCACGCAGCGCACCGAGCCCGAACGACGCCCCGTCCTGCCTCGACGGGTCGACGCGAAGCGCCTGCTGTGTAACGTCCGCCGCGTAGTTCGAACCCCAGGATTCGACGGCGGCGAGCAGCGCACCAGCCTGCGACAGCAGGCCGCCCGGAGGGCGCAGCAGGCCCGGCAGCATCAGCGGACCCCAGCCCGCTTCGAGCCGGATCCGCAGGTAGAGCGCGGCCGGTTCCTGCCGCAGCACGCCCGGCGGCCCGCCCTTGGCGACGACGGCCGCGCCCGGGCGCGGGAACGCCGCGAGGTACTCGGTGACGCCGGTGGCCGGGTGCGCCCCCCAGGACGTTCGGTGCGTTCCGCGGGCGGCGAGCAGGAGGTGGGTGTTCGGCACGGCGGCTCGCACGAACCCGACGATCGCCGCCGCCGCGGGCGCCTTCGCGACGCCGAGCCCGAAGCCGCTCACGGTGTCGCCGTCGTGCCGGTACGCCGGCACCGGATCGGCCCGGCCCGTAACCGCGGAATCCACGACCGGATCCCCGGTCAGCGATGTGTCCAAATGGGAGTACAGCACTATGTCGGCTGGGGCACGCTCGGCCGCCGAGCCGCCGTGAACGGACGCCAGCACGCTCGCGGAGTTTTCGCCGAGCGGCCGCACCTGCCAGTCGATGAACGGCCACCGCTCGGCGGCCCACGCGGCGAACTTCTCCGCGCGCGGACGCTCACCGCCGTGCGGGCTCGCGGTGCCGGCCAGTTCGGCGAGCACCGCGAGGACGTCCGTCAGAACCGCTCCCAGTCGTCCGCCGCCGCGCGCCAGACGTCGATGTTCCGCGGGTCGCCGCCCATCCGGCGGGCCTTGTGCGTCTCGTTCTGCTCGGGCGTGAAGACCCGGTGGCCGTCACACAGCTCGATGCGCGGCCCGAACCGGGCGTCGTACAGGTAGAACGCGATCGAGTGCGACGCGGAGTGGTTCACGATG includes:
- a CDS encoding fumarylacetoacetate hydrolase family protein, translating into METLVTRYGIARVEGDELAVVDLPLPNLRWLFKAGQTLADVETAPVTRRLAKADLDEVVVPPLGLDTAVWGVGLNYHGKAALTGRPVPTEPILFLKPSSALAAHRAALPIPADLTTQFDYEAEVGIVLARALHDARPEDVWDAVGGVIAANDSTARDVMKATGTPTLAKGFPGCAPLGPTMLPPSDLADRDAIPVASWVDGEERQRSSTADLIFDVPELLSRLSRYVRLEPGDVVLTGTPPGTGQDRNDYLRPGQEIRIAVGPLVPLVNTVA